Below is a genomic region from Oceanispirochaeta sp..
CTGCGAGGATGACAAGGCTCTGGAGTTTGTAAAGGCAATTAATAAGGTCAAAGAGCGGTTTGACCGGGAGGGGATCAAGGTTTTTGCCATTCCCTTTCAATCTCCCATAGAAATTTAATACTCCTGCGGATTAAGGTTTGAATTTATACAATGAACTCTGGGATAATCTCATTTTTTGAGATTATCCCTTTTTCCTTGATCCTAGATCATCGGTTCTACGGTTCCGAACAAGTGGGGACGCCGGCTGAGCAGGGTCTCAAGGAGTTTGTAAAACCTCTCTTTGTCCCGGTCTCCCCTGGAATCATCAACAATACATCCATCATTCAGAGGAATCTGTCTCACAGTCCCTTTAAACCTGATCCTGACCGTCTCTCCTGGATTATGACTGTTCTCAAAATCTTCCATTTCACTGAATATGGTGGGTTTATCCATATAGGGATGCCCCTCCCAGGGGCAGAAATGACCGCAGTCCCCGCATTCATTGCAGTAGGCATCAATGTGAATGATCTGATAGGGGTCGTTGAAGAGACCCAGATCTCCCACCGGAAAGGCGATGTTGGACCTGTTGGGGCAGACATCCACACATTTGTTACAGACATAATTGCATTCAAGGCAGCGGGTCAGCTCGGTGTCTCCGAACTGGATAATGTCGCTGTAGGTTCTGGCATCGGGTTTCTTGAAGATGTACCCTTTCTTGTCCTGGATCTCCTCCTCCCTTTTCTGCGGGTCAACAAAAGGCAGGATT
It encodes:
- a CDS encoding FAD-dependent oxidoreductase: LRVMKLGEKDDSGRRRPIATDHIEMMKIDTLIYAIGDDPDEIQMKEIGLETTPWGLVITGDNGETNIDNVYLSGDSRTGASTIVRCIAEGRRTADAITRKEDQSWSRNEILPFVDPQKREEEIQDKKGYIFKKPDARTYSDIIQFGDTELTRCLECNYVCNKCVDVCPNRSNIAFPVGDLGLFNDPYQIIHIDAYCNECGDCGHFCPWEGHPYMDKPTIFSEMEDFENSHNPGETVRIRFKGTVRQIPLNDGCIVDDSRGDRDKERFYKLLETLLSRRPHLFGTVEPMI